One genomic segment of Cellulophaga sp. HaHaR_3_176 includes these proteins:
- a CDS encoding homocysteine S-methyltransferase family protein has protein sequence MKNIKDILKERILVLDGAMGTMLQRHKFTEEDFRGERFKDWEHPLQGNNDLLSLTQPEAIADVHRQYFAAGADIVETNTFSSTTIAMADYFMEDLVYELNYESAKIAKQVADEFTAKEPHKPRFVVGSIGPTNKTASMSPDVNDPGYRAVSFDELRIAYKQQVEALIDGGSDLLMVETIFDTLNAKAALFAIEEVKDERGIDIPIMVSGTITDASGRTLSGQTAEAFLISISHIPILSVGFNCALGASQLVPHLEVLSAKTGFAISAHPNAGLPNAFGEYDETPAEMAAQIKEYVEKNLVNIVGGCCGTTPEHISAIADVVKNIKPRIVAGQ, from the coding sequence ATGAAAAACATAAAAGACATACTTAAAGAACGAATCTTGGTACTAGACGGAGCTATGGGAACAATGCTTCAACGTCATAAATTTACCGAAGAAGATTTCAGGGGAGAACGTTTTAAAGACTGGGAACACCCTTTGCAAGGTAATAATGATTTACTTTCATTAACACAGCCAGAAGCAATAGCAGATGTTCATCGTCAATATTTTGCAGCAGGAGCAGATATTGTAGAAACAAATACCTTTTCAAGTACAACAATAGCCATGGCAGATTACTTCATGGAAGATTTAGTGTATGAGCTAAATTACGAATCAGCAAAGATTGCAAAGCAAGTAGCTGATGAGTTTACGGCAAAAGAGCCACATAAGCCTCGTTTTGTAGTAGGTAGTATTGGGCCAACAAACAAAACGGCAAGCATGTCTCCAGATGTAAATGACCCTGGGTATAGAGCTGTTTCTTTTGATGAATTGAGAATAGCGTACAAACAGCAAGTTGAAGCTTTGATTGATGGTGGTTCTGATTTACTAATGGTAGAAACCATTTTTGATACGTTAAATGCAAAAGCAGCATTATTTGCTATTGAAGAGGTAAAAGATGAGCGTGGTATTGATATTCCAATCATGGTGAGTGGTACTATTACAGATGCATCAGGTAGAACTTTATCAGGGCAAACAGCAGAGGCTTTTTTGATTTCCATATCGCATATTCCAATTTTATCTGTAGGTTTTAACTGTGCTTTAGGGGCAAGTCAGCTTGTACCTCATTTAGAGGTTTTGTCTGCTAAAACAGGTTTTGCGATATCTGCACACCCAAATGCAGGTTTGCCTAATGCTTTTGGAGAATATGATGAAACACCAGCGGAAATGGCTGCGCAAATAAAAGAATACGTAGAAAAGAACTTAGTAAATATAGTAGGTGGTTGTTGTGGTACCACGCCAGAACATATTTCTGCTATTGCTGATGTTGTGAAAAATATAAAACCTAGAATCGTTGCTGGTCAATAA
- the metF gene encoding methylenetetrahydrofolate reductase [NAD(P)H]: MKVTDHIRNANGKTLFSFEIVPPVKGNKIQDLYDNIDPLMEFNPPFIDVTTSREEYVYVDKEGLYDKRITRMRPGTVGICASIKHKFDVDTIPHVICGGFTKAETEYMLIDCHYLGIDNVMALRGDSMKDEKYFVPTKDGNCYASELVSQIQNLNKGQYLHDDVQGEDKSDFCIGVAGYPEKHLEAPSFKSDLIRLKEKVDAGADYVVTQMFFDNKKYFEFVEAAKEIGINVPIIPGIKPIAVKRHLQLLPQIFSLDLPHDLVEAVEACKNNADVRQVGVEWAIQQSKELKAAGIPVLHYYSMGKSNNIKAIAKEVF, from the coding sequence ATGAAAGTAACAGACCACATAAGAAATGCAAACGGAAAAACCTTGTTTTCGTTTGAAATTGTACCACCAGTAAAAGGTAATAAAATTCAAGATTTATATGACAATATAGATCCTTTAATGGAGTTTAATCCACCTTTTATTGATGTAACAACTTCTAGAGAAGAATATGTTTATGTAGATAAAGAAGGTTTGTACGATAAGAGAATTACTCGTATGCGCCCTGGTACTGTAGGTATCTGCGCATCAATAAAGCATAAGTTTGATGTAGATACTATACCGCATGTAATTTGTGGTGGTTTTACAAAGGCAGAAACGGAATACATGTTAATTGATTGCCATTATTTAGGTATCGATAATGTGATGGCTTTGCGAGGAGACTCTATGAAAGATGAAAAGTATTTTGTACCAACTAAAGATGGTAATTGTTATGCATCTGAATTGGTATCACAAATTCAGAATTTAAATAAAGGACAGTATTTACATGATGATGTTCAGGGAGAAGACAAATCTGATTTTTGTATTGGTGTAGCTGGTTACCCAGAAAAACATTTAGAAGCTCCATCATTTAAATCTGATTTAATTCGTTTAAAAGAAAAAGTAGATGCAGGTGCTGATTATGTAGTTACGCAAATGTTTTTTGATAATAAAAAGTATTTTGAATTTGTAGAGGCTGCTAAAGAAATAGGAATTAATGTGCCAATTATACCAGGTATTAAACCAATTGCAGTAAAACGTCATTTACAATTATTACCTCAAATTTTTAGTCTTGATTTGCCTCATGATTTAGTAGAAGCTGTTGAGGCTTGCAAAAATAATGCTGATGTTAGGCAGGTAGGTGTTGAATGGGCTATTCAACAATCTAAAGAATTAAAAGCAGCAGGAATTCCTGTTTTGCATTACTATTCGATGGGTAAATCGAATAATATTAAAGCAATTGCTAAAGAAGTTTTTTAA
- a CDS encoding head GIN domain-containing protein, translated as MIKVKFNNILILLVLTLLSCASEKASDCFQKSGDLIREEVFLEEFTRIIAFEGIKVVIKQSDDYKVEIETGEYLRNDITAEVIDNRLELRNENKCNFVRDFELTTIYVSAPNISEIRSSTGFLIKSDGILNYPILNLISEDFFEPEAETTDGDFDIEVNATTLNIVSNGIASFKLKGAAENFNITFASGDSRLEGKELVANNIYVNHRASNDMVINPQVSLKGKLTSTGDVISYNIPAVIEVEELYKGKLIFKD; from the coding sequence ATGATAAAAGTAAAATTCAACAACATACTGATACTATTGGTGTTAACTTTATTAAGTTGTGCAAGTGAAAAAGCTTCAGATTGTTTTCAAAAATCAGGAGACCTCATTAGAGAAGAGGTTTTTTTAGAAGAGTTTACTAGAATAATAGCTTTTGAAGGGATAAAAGTTGTTATAAAACAAAGTGATGACTATAAAGTAGAAATAGAAACAGGAGAATATTTAAGAAATGATATTACTGCAGAAGTTATAGACAACCGTTTGGAATTAAGAAACGAAAATAAATGTAATTTTGTTCGAGATTTTGAGCTAACGACTATTTATGTATCTGCGCCTAATATTAGCGAAATTAGAAGTAGTACTGGTTTTTTAATTAAAAGTGATGGAATTTTAAATTACCCAATTTTAAATTTAATATCAGAAGATTTTTTTGAGCCTGAGGCAGAAACTACTGATGGTGATTTTGATATAGAAGTGAATGCTACAACATTAAATATTGTTTCTAATGGCATAGCTTCGTTTAAACTAAAAGGAGCAGCAGAAAATTTTAATATAACTTTTGCTTCAGGCGATTCTAGGTTAGAAGGGAAAGAGTTAGTTGCTAACAATATATATGTAAACCATCGTGCTTCAAATGATATGGTGATAAACCCACAGGTTTCTTTAAAAGGAAAACTTACTTCAACAGGAGATGTAATTAGTTATAATATTCCTGCAGTTATAGAAGTTGAAGAGTTGTATAAGGGTAAATTGATATTTAAAGATTGA
- the metH gene encoding methionine synthase, which translates to MIEESKQPSTNNRQPKRYLKLSGLEPLVLSENTNFVNVGERTNVAGSKKFLRLIKEEKFEEALSVARDQVDGGAQIIDINMDDGLIDGKEAMVKFLNLVIAEPDISRVPIMIDSSKWDIIEAGLQVVQGKCVVNSISLKEGEEQFKHHAKLIKRYGAAVIVMAFDETGQADNYDRRLEISKRSYDILVNEVNFAPEDIIFDLNIFPVATGMDEHKLNAIDFIEATRWVRENLPHCSVSGGVSNVSFSFRGNDPVREAMHSVFLYHAIQAGMNMGIVNPSLLGVYDDIPKDLLERVEDVILNKRDDATERLLDFAETVVGTAKESKVDLSWREEPLQNRITRALVKGIDQYILEDIEEARVAAHKPIEVIEGNLMTGMNVVGDLFGSGKMFLPQVVKSARVMKKAVAYLLPYIEEEKLLNPQEGDDKGAGKILMATVKGDVHDIGKNIVSVVLACNNYEIVDLGVMVPPEKIINAAIEHDVDIIGLSGLITPSLDEMVFLAKEMERQNFKVPLLIGGATTSKAHTAVKIDTQYSQAVVHVNDASRAVTVVGDLLKKETASNYKQDIKLDYESFRDKFLSRTKKKEYKTIAEARENKFQIAWEESKIVKPNQLGIQVFEEVELEKLEEFIDWSPFFRGWELHGKFPDILTDDVVGEQAVELFADAQKMLKKIFSEKRLTAKGIFGLFPANAISDDDIELDAAGKKYTFRTLRQQLKRREGVADYALADFIAPKSSGKQDYIGCFCVSTGFGADEMADAYKDNLDDYNSILVKALADRLAEAYAEYLHKEVRIKHWGYSADETLSNEDLINETYKGIRPAPGYPACPDHLEKLTIWELLGVEDKIGVTLTESLAMWPASSVSGYYFANPEARYFGLGKIKEDQVEDFANRKDIPLEEATRWLATNIADD; encoded by the coding sequence ATGATAGAAGAGAGCAAACAACCATCAACTAACAACCGACAACCAAAGCGGTATCTGAAACTTTCAGGCCTAGAGCCTTTAGTGCTTTCGGAAAATACAAACTTTGTAAATGTTGGTGAGCGTACAAACGTAGCAGGTTCAAAAAAATTCCTTCGATTAATAAAAGAAGAGAAATTTGAAGAAGCTCTGAGCGTTGCTCGTGATCAAGTAGATGGTGGTGCGCAGATCATTGATATTAATATGGATGATGGACTTATCGATGGTAAAGAAGCCATGGTTAAGTTTTTGAATTTGGTGATTGCAGAACCAGATATTTCTAGAGTACCTATCATGATCGATAGTTCTAAATGGGATATTATTGAAGCTGGTTTGCAAGTAGTGCAAGGTAAATGTGTGGTGAACTCGATTAGCCTAAAAGAGGGAGAAGAGCAGTTTAAACATCATGCAAAATTAATTAAGCGCTACGGTGCTGCAGTTATTGTTATGGCTTTCGATGAAACGGGCCAAGCAGATAATTATGACCGTAGATTAGAAATTTCAAAACGCTCTTATGATATTCTGGTAAATGAAGTAAACTTTGCACCAGAAGATATCATTTTCGATTTAAATATATTTCCTGTAGCGACAGGGATGGATGAGCATAAACTGAATGCTATTGATTTTATTGAAGCAACCAGGTGGGTGCGAGAAAATCTGCCACATTGTAGTGTAAGTGGTGGGGTGAGTAATGTATCTTTTAGTTTTAGAGGTAACGACCCTGTTCGTGAAGCCATGCACTCTGTGTTTTTATACCACGCCATTCAGGCAGGGATGAATATGGGAATTGTAAACCCTAGTTTATTGGGGGTTTATGATGATATTCCTAAAGATTTATTAGAACGTGTAGAAGATGTTATTCTTAATAAAAGAGATGATGCTACAGAACGACTTTTAGATTTTGCAGAAACAGTAGTAGGTACGGCTAAAGAAAGTAAAGTAGATTTATCTTGGAGAGAAGAGCCTTTACAAAATAGAATCACTCGTGCCTTAGTGAAAGGTATTGATCAATACATTCTTGAAGATATTGAAGAAGCGCGTGTAGCAGCGCATAAACCTATTGAAGTTATTGAAGGTAACCTGATGACGGGGATGAATGTTGTTGGGGATTTATTTGGTAGCGGAAAAATGTTTTTACCACAAGTGGTAAAATCTGCCCGAGTAATGAAAAAAGCAGTAGCTTATTTGTTGCCATATATAGAAGAAGAAAAACTATTGAATCCGCAAGAAGGAGACGATAAAGGAGCGGGGAAAATATTAATGGCTACTGTAAAAGGTGATGTTCATGATATTGGAAAAAATATTGTGAGTGTTGTACTCGCATGTAATAATTATGAGATTGTAGATCTTGGAGTAATGGTTCCGCCAGAAAAAATTATTAATGCAGCTATAGAACATGATGTAGATATTATTGGTTTAAGCGGATTGATAACACCGTCATTAGATGAGATGGTGTTTTTAGCAAAAGAGATGGAACGCCAGAACTTTAAAGTGCCCTTGTTAATTGGTGGGGCTACGACAAGTAAAGCACATACTGCTGTAAAAATAGATACTCAATACAGCCAAGCGGTGGTACATGTAAATGATGCCTCTAGAGCAGTAACGGTGGTAGGAGATTTATTAAAGAAAGAAACGGCAAGTAATTATAAGCAAGATATTAAACTTGATTATGAGTCTTTTAGAGATAAGTTTTTAAGCAGAACAAAAAAGAAAGAATATAAAACCATTGCAGAAGCTCGCGAAAATAAGTTTCAAATAGCGTGGGAAGAATCTAAAATAGTAAAACCAAACCAGTTAGGGATTCAGGTTTTTGAAGAAGTTGAGCTAGAGAAATTAGAGGAATTTATTGATTGGTCTCCATTTTTTAGAGGATGGGAATTGCATGGTAAATTTCCTGATATTTTAACGGATGATGTGGTAGGGGAGCAAGCCGTAGAGCTTTTTGCTGATGCTCAGAAGATGTTGAAAAAGATATTCTCAGAGAAAAGATTGACGGCAAAAGGTATTTTTGGCTTATTCCCAGCGAATGCCATTAGTGATGATGATATTGAGCTAGATGCAGCAGGTAAAAAATATACTTTTAGAACCCTTCGTCAGCAATTAAAAAGGCGTGAAGGTGTTGCAGATTATGCTTTAGCAGATTTTATAGCACCTAAATCATCTGGGAAACAAGATTATATAGGATGTTTTTGTGTAAGTACTGGTTTTGGTGCCGATGAAATGGCAGATGCTTATAAAGATAATCTAGATGATTATAATTCTATTTTGGTAAAAGCACTAGCCGATCGTTTGGCAGAGGCTTATGCGGAATACTTGCATAAAGAGGTGCGAATAAAGCACTGGGGATATTCGGCAGACGAAACTTTAAGTAATGAAGATTTGATTAATGAAACGTACAAAGGTATTCGCCCTGCGCCAGGCTACCCTGCTTGCCCTGATCATTTAGAAAAATTAACCATTTGGGAGTTATTAGGTGTGGAGGATAAAATAGGAGTGACCTTAACGGAGAGTTTGGCAATGTGGCCAGCATCAAGCGTTAGTGGGTATTATTTTGCAAATCCAGAGGCACGCTATTTTGGCCTTGGAAAAATAAAAGAAGATCAAGTTGAAGATTTTGCAAATAGAAAAGATATTCCTTTAGAAGAAGCCACACGCTGGTTGGCAACGAATATAGCTGACGATTAG
- a CDS encoding acyloxyacyl hydrolase — MKYKFLVAFVFLYSFVSFSQEDKEVKKYTIDASQFYGTILRHNPDVTHLINSHPGGLLLSVNKKTFGFNDWEQRYNYPELGYSFIYQDFNNGVLGSNYSVYTHLNFYFFKRNLQLRTGQGIAYATNPYDKETNFRNNAFGSTILSSTYLMLNYNKENIISGLGFKAGVSFIHYSNANVKAPNTSVNTLAFNVGLIYDLDESDKVEFLKTDQKKITEPIRYNLAFRTGINESDIIDSGQYPFYIFSGYADKRLGTLSAIQLGTDVYFSNFLKELINFSAIAFPDDNNSNNQDYKRVGVFVGHELFINKMSITSQLGYYVYYPFNFEGRVYNRLGMKRYFGDKVFGELSLKSHGAKAEALEFGIGIRL, encoded by the coding sequence ATGAAGTATAAGTTTTTAGTAGCATTTGTATTTTTATATTCCTTTGTTTCCTTTTCGCAGGAGGATAAAGAAGTTAAAAAATATACTATTGATGCAAGTCAGTTTTACGGTACAATTTTAAGGCATAACCCTGATGTTACTCATTTAATAAATTCTCATCCGGGTGGGTTGTTATTGAGTGTTAATAAAAAAACATTTGGTTTTAATGATTGGGAGCAGCGCTATAATTATCCAGAGTTAGGGTATTCTTTTATATATCAAGATTTTAATAATGGAGTGCTTGGTAGTAATTATAGTGTGTACACACATTTAAACTTCTACTTTTTTAAAAGAAACTTACAGCTTAGAACAGGTCAGGGAATAGCATATGCAACAAATCCTTACGATAAAGAAACTAATTTTAGAAATAACGCTTTTGGTTCTACTATATTAAGCTCAACGTATTTGATGCTTAATTATAATAAAGAAAATATTATAAGTGGTTTAGGATTTAAAGCAGGGGTGTCATTTATTCATTACTCAAATGCAAATGTAAAAGCACCTAATACCTCAGTTAATACGCTGGCATTTAACGTAGGTCTTATTTATGATTTAGATGAAAGTGACAAGGTTGAGTTTTTAAAAACGGACCAGAAAAAGATAACAGAGCCTATTCGGTATAATTTAGCTTTTAGAACAGGTATTAATGAAAGTGATATTATCGATTCAGGTCAATATCCCTTTTATATATTTTCGGGGTATGCCGATAAACGTTTAGGTACTTTAAGTGCAATACAGTTAGGTACAGATGTTTATTTTTCAAACTTTTTAAAAGAATTAATTAATTTTAGTGCTATTGCTTTTCCTGATGATAATAATTCTAATAATCAAGATTATAAAAGAGTAGGGGTTTTTGTTGGTCATGAGTTATTTATCAATAAAATGTCGATTACAAGTCAATTAGGGTATTATGTTTATTACCCTTTTAATTTTGAAGGAAGAGTTTATAATAGATTGGGTATGAAGCGTTATTTTGGTGATAAAGTTTTTGGAGAGTTAAGTTTAAAATCGCACGGAGCTAAGGCAGAAGCATTGGAGTTTGGAATAGGAATACGATTATAA
- a CDS encoding NAD(P)/FAD-dependent oxidoreductase — MIKTDILIIGAGPTGLFTVFEAGLLKLKCHLIDALPQTGGQCSEIYPKKPIYDIPAFPEILAGTLVDNLMEQIKPFEAGYTLGERAETLDKQEDGTFIVTTNKGTQHHAPVVVIAGGLGSFEPRKPLIPNIVDFEDKGVNYFIKDPEVYRDKKVVIAGGGDSALDWAIFLADVASEVSLVHRRNEFRGALDSVEKASELAKLGKIKLFTEAEVIGVAGDGKIESVVIKHNDKEKEDTILEVNNFIPLFGLSPKLGPIGDWGLDIHKNAIKVNNAKDYQTNIPGVFAIGDVNTYEGKLKLILSGFHEAAVMCQYAYQIVNPGKRYVMKYTTVGGVEGFDGTKKEAKKEVVQSIS, encoded by the coding sequence ATGATAAAAACAGATATCTTAATTATTGGAGCAGGACCAACAGGTTTGTTTACCGTTTTTGAAGCAGGATTATTAAAATTAAAATGTCATTTGATTGATGCATTACCACAAACTGGTGGTCAGTGTTCTGAAATATATCCAAAGAAACCTATTTACGATATTCCAGCTTTTCCAGAAATTTTAGCAGGTACATTGGTAGATAATTTAATGGAACAAATCAAACCCTTTGAGGCTGGTTATACATTGGGTGAGCGTGCTGAAACGTTAGATAAGCAAGAAGATGGTACTTTTATTGTTACGACAAATAAAGGCACACAACATCATGCGCCAGTAGTTGTTATTGCTGGTGGTTTGGGTTCTTTTGAGCCAAGAAAACCATTAATTCCTAATATTGTTGATTTTGAAGATAAAGGAGTTAATTACTTTATTAAAGATCCAGAAGTATATCGCGATAAAAAAGTAGTGATTGCAGGTGGTGGAGATTCTGCTTTGGACTGGGCTATTTTCTTAGCAGATGTTGCCTCAGAAGTTTCTTTAGTACACCGTAGAAATGAATTTAGAGGTGCATTAGATTCTGTAGAGAAAGCATCAGAATTAGCAAAGCTTGGTAAAATTAAATTATTTACTGAAGCAGAGGTTATTGGTGTTGCAGGAGATGGTAAGATTGAATCTGTGGTAATCAAGCATAACGATAAGGAAAAAGAAGATACTATTTTAGAAGTAAATAACTTTATTCCTTTATTTGGTCTTTCTCCAAAACTAGGTCCAATTGGCGATTGGGGATTAGATATTCATAAAAATGCAATAAAAGTAAACAACGCTAAAGATTATCAAACAAACATACCAGGTGTTTTCGCTATTGGCGATGTAAACACGTATGAGGGTAAATTAAAATTAATCCTTTCAGGTTTTCATGAGGCTGCTGTCATGTGTCAGTATGCATATCAAATTGTTAACCCAGGTAAACGTTATGTAATGAAATATACTACCGTAGGTGGTGTCGAAGGATTTGACGGAACTAAAAAAGAAGCTAAAAAAGAAGTGGTGCAAAGTATCTCTTAA
- the cobA gene encoding uroporphyrinogen-III C-methyltransferase gives MSNSKGLLTVIGAGPGDPDLITLKAIKALQTADVVLYDALVNPELLQYAEQAELIFVGKRKGCYAYQQEQINELIVQRGQSQHVVRLKGGDPFIFGRGAEEMEFAAKHGLNVAMVPGISSSVAVPASQNIPVTKRGAAESFWVITGTTKEHKLSSDVALAAKSNATVVILMGMSKLSAIVALFEKEGKSETPIAIIQNGTREDEKIGIATISTIKKEVEKQQLTNPAIIIIGEVVKHREALSSAINTYKQVDEVNG, from the coding sequence ATGAGTAATAGCAAAGGTTTGCTTACTGTAATTGGTGCGGGTCCTGGTGATCCAGATTTAATTACATTAAAAGCAATCAAAGCATTACAAACTGCTGATGTTGTTTTGTATGATGCATTAGTAAATCCAGAATTATTACAATATGCAGAGCAAGCAGAACTTATTTTTGTTGGGAAACGGAAAGGGTGCTATGCATATCAGCAAGAACAAATAAATGAGCTAATTGTGCAACGTGGTCAATCGCAACACGTAGTTCGTTTAAAAGGTGGAGATCCTTTTATCTTTGGTCGTGGTGCAGAAGAAATGGAATTTGCGGCAAAACATGGTTTAAATGTAGCTATGGTTCCAGGTATTTCATCATCAGTAGCTGTTCCTGCATCTCAAAATATACCAGTAACTAAAAGAGGTGCTGCTGAAAGTTTTTGGGTAATTACAGGTACTACGAAAGAGCATAAACTTTCTTCGGATGTTGCTTTAGCGGCAAAATCAAACGCTACGGTCGTTATTTTAATGGGTATGTCAAAACTATCTGCAATTGTAGCTTTGTTTGAAAAAGAAGGAAAATCAGAAACCCCTATTGCTATTATTCAAAATGGTACAAGAGAAGACGAAAAGATAGGAATAGCAACTATTTCGACTATTAAAAAAGAAGTAGAAAAACAACAATTAACAAACCCAGCAATTATAATAATTGGAGAGGTTGTTAAGCATAGAGAAGCACTTAGCAGTGCAATAAATACGTATAAACAAGTAGATGAGGTAAATGGTTAA
- a CDS encoding HEPN domain-containing protein, translating into MQSFRTEIENPIVEKDIIDLANKIDMFHNGKIDEEKFRSLRLARGVYGQRQEGVQMIRIKLPYGKVSSEQLRTISNVSEEYSKGRLHITTRQDIQIHYVDLDRTPELWAELEKSDITLREACGNTVRNVTASETAGIDVDEPFDVSPYAHALFEYFLRNPISQELGRKFKVSFSSSDADTGLSYMHDLGFIAKIENGERGFKVMLGGGLGSQPRHAELLYDFLATDKIIPLMEGVVRVFDRYGERKSRAKARLKFLMKDLGLDGFKALLEEEQTAVPMKSFPIDADSYPKPQIAQVDVPNVVIEDQKEFDAWKTTNIIPQKQEGYVAIGIKVLLGDFYLKEARALADLVEKYAADEIRLSLRQNIVVPYVKEELVPFFYTELKKLGFTEIGYDKAIDITACPGTDTCNLGIASSTGIAEELERIMKIEYPDYINNPDVVIKISGCMNACGQHNMANIGFQGMSVRTKNKLVAPALQVLLGGGNMGNGEGRFADKVVKIPSKRGPEALRLILNDYDANGNGLSFPDYYAEKEQMYFYDFLKDLTNVDNLTADDFIDWGNSEEYIKAIGVGECAGVVIDLIATLLFESEEKIQTAETTLQEGKWAASIYHSYSSMVNTAKAILTAENEKTNTHAGIIKDFDEKFIANNRIALGRGFEEFILQINKNEPTEEFATNYLNDTKNFLQKVQEFRTAELAKAN; encoded by the coding sequence ATGCAAAGTTTTAGAACAGAAATAGAGAACCCGATTGTAGAAAAGGATATTATCGATTTAGCAAATAAAATTGATATGTTCCACAACGGTAAGATAGACGAAGAAAAGTTTCGTAGTCTACGTTTAGCTCGTGGAGTTTACGGTCAGCGTCAAGAAGGCGTGCAAATGATTCGTATAAAGTTGCCTTACGGTAAAGTTTCTTCTGAGCAATTAAGAACAATTTCTAATGTTTCTGAAGAGTATTCTAAAGGTCGTTTGCATATAACTACGCGCCAAGATATTCAAATTCACTATGTTGATTTGGATAGAACGCCAGAATTATGGGCAGAGCTTGAAAAGTCAGACATTACACTTCGTGAGGCCTGTGGTAATACGGTTCGTAACGTAACAGCTAGTGAAACTGCGGGTATCGATGTTGATGAGCCTTTTGATGTTTCACCCTATGCACATGCGTTATTTGAGTATTTTTTAAGAAACCCAATAAGTCAAGAGTTGGGAAGAAAATTTAAAGTTTCTTTCTCTTCTAGTGATGCAGATACAGGACTTTCGTACATGCATGATTTAGGCTTTATAGCTAAAATTGAAAATGGAGAAAGAGGATTTAAAGTAATGCTAGGTGGTGGTTTAGGTTCACAACCACGTCATGCAGAGTTGTTGTATGATTTTTTAGCAACTGATAAAATAATTCCACTAATGGAAGGTGTTGTTCGTGTTTTTGATAGATACGGAGAGCGTAAAAGTAGAGCAAAAGCACGTTTAAAATTCTTAATGAAAGATTTAGGATTAGATGGTTTTAAAGCTTTATTAGAAGAAGAGCAGACTGCTGTTCCGATGAAATCTTTTCCAATTGATGCAGATTCATATCCAAAGCCGCAAATTGCACAAGTAGATGTGCCTAATGTGGTAATTGAAGATCAGAAAGAATTTGATGCTTGGAAAACAACAAACATTATCCCTCAAAAGCAAGAAGGATATGTAGCTATCGGTATAAAAGTTCTTTTAGGAGATTTTTATTTGAAAGAAGCTCGTGCTTTGGCTGATTTAGTGGAGAAGTATGCAGCTGATGAAATTAGACTTAGTTTACGTCAAAACATCGTAGTACCTTATGTAAAAGAAGAATTAGTTCCTTTTTTCTATACAGAATTAAAGAAATTAGGTTTTACAGAAATTGGTTACGATAAGGCTATAGATATTACAGCTTGCCCAGGTACTGATACTTGTAATTTAGGTATTGCAAGTAGTACAGGTATTGCTGAAGAGCTAGAAAGAATAATGAAAATAGAATATCCTGACTATATTAATAATCCAGACGTGGTTATAAAAATTAGTGGGTGTATGAATGCTTGTGGGCAGCACAATATGGCAAACATTGGTTTTCAAGGAATGTCTGTTCGTACAAAAAATAAATTAGTAGCACCAGCGCTTCAAGTATTGTTAGGTGGTGGTAATATGGGTAATGGAGAAGGTAGATTTGCAGATAAAGTAGTTAAAATACCAAGTAAAAGAGGGCCAGAGGCCTTGCGTTTAATTTTAAACGATTATGATGCTAACGGTAACGGACTGTCATTCCCGGATTACTATGCTGAAAAAGAGCAAATGTATTTTTATGATTTCTTGAAAGATTTAACTAATGTAGATAATTTAACTGCAGATGATTTTATCGATTGGGGTAATTCAGAAGAATATATAAAAGCAATTGGTGTAGGTGAGTGTGCAGGTGTAGTAATCGATTTGATTGCAACACTTTTATTTGAAAGTGAAGAGAAAATACAAACAGCAGAAACTACTCTTCAAGAAGGTAAGTGGGCAGCGAGTATTTATCATTCGTATTCATCAATGGTAAATACAGCGAAAGCGATACTTACTGCTGAGAATGAAAAAACAAATACGCATGCAGGCATTATCAAAGATTTTGATGAGAAGTTTATCGCAAATAATAGAATAGCATTGGGTAGAGGTTTTGAAGAATTTATTCTTCAAATCAACAAAAATGAGCCAACTGAAGAATTTGCTACAAACTATTTGAATGATACAAAAAACTTTTTGCAAAAAGTACAAGAGTTTAGAACGGCAGAATTAGCAAAGGCTAACTAA